Proteins from one Oscillatoria nigro-viridis PCC 7112 genomic window:
- a CDS encoding dihydroorotase, with protein sequence MSRELLQNVRVLDPVSGSDRIADILIAEGDIQTVEEKIAEFPPDTEVRDCRGLILGPGLTDIYSHSGEPGFEDRETLESLMQAAAAGGFTRVAILPDTSPPVDNLAGLALLQQHIGNLPPGLPRLYFWGALTAGLKGQQMAELGELASSAVVGFADGLPLSNPALVRRLLEYIKPLGKSAALWPCDRTLAGKGAVREGALSVRLGLPGIPASAETSALAAILELVASAGTGVHIMRVSTARSVELIRDAKARGLPVTASVTWMHLLLNVGAISGNSQDAGGKNALTASLAYDPNLHLEPPLGNLSDQLALVQAVKDGVIDAIAIDHNPHTYEEKTVAFADSPPGAIGLELALPLLWHGLVETGEFSALELWRVLSAGPAVCLGQTPATVAPGVSAELILFDPEMSWTVDGPSLKSRSANTPWFGQQLAGKVVQSWIN encoded by the coding sequence ATGAGCCGCGAACTGCTACAAAATGTACGAGTGCTAGATCCAGTTTCAGGGAGCGATCGCATCGCTGATATTCTGATTGCTGAAGGTGATATCCAAACAGTCGAAGAAAAAATTGCTGAGTTTCCCCCTGACACGGAAGTGCGGGATTGCCGGGGACTGATTTTGGGGCCGGGGTTAACTGATATCTACAGTCACAGCGGAGAACCGGGTTTTGAGGATCGGGAAACGCTGGAATCTTTGATGCAGGCTGCGGCGGCTGGCGGTTTTACGCGAGTGGCGATTTTGCCGGATACCTCGCCGCCTGTTGACAATTTGGCCGGTTTAGCTTTGTTGCAGCAACACATCGGCAATTTGCCGCCCGGGCTGCCCCGCTTGTATTTTTGGGGCGCGCTGACAGCGGGCTTGAAAGGGCAGCAGATGGCCGAGTTGGGCGAGCTGGCCTCCTCTGCGGTGGTGGGTTTTGCGGACGGTTTGCCGCTGTCTAATCCGGCTCTGGTGAGGCGTTTGCTTGAGTATATCAAGCCTTTGGGCAAGTCTGCTGCTTTGTGGCCGTGCGATCGAACTTTGGCAGGAAAGGGCGCGGTGAGGGAGGGTGCGCTGTCGGTGCGCTTGGGTTTGCCGGGAATTCCGGCGAGTGCGGAAACTTCGGCTTTGGCGGCAATCCTGGAGTTGGTGGCATCTGCAGGCACAGGAGTACACATTATGCGCGTTTCTACGGCGCGCAGCGTGGAATTGATTCGAGATGCGAAGGCGCGGGGTTTGCCGGTGACTGCGAGTGTGACTTGGATGCACTTGCTGTTGAATGTCGGGGCAATTTCAGGAAACTCTCAAGATGCCGGTGGGAAAAATGCTCTGACTGCTTCGTTGGCCTACGATCCGAATTTACACCTAGAACCGCCGTTGGGGAATCTCAGCGACCAATTAGCGCTGGTTCAAGCTGTGAAAGATGGCGTAATTGATGCGATCGCGATCGACCACAATCCGCATACTTATGAGGAGAAAACTGTGGCTTTTGCTGATAGTCCGCCCGGGGCGATCGGCTTGGAATTAGCTTTGCCTTTACTGTGGCACGGGCTGGTAGAAACTGGCGAATTTTCGGCTTTGGAACTGTGGCGAGTTTTGAGCGCAGGGCCTGCCGTTTGTCTCGGGCAAACCCCCGCCACGGTTGCGCCGGGAGTCTCTGCTGAGCTGATTTTGTTCGACCCGGAAATGAGTTGGACTGTTGACGGGCCAAGTCTGAAGTCGCGATCGGCAAATACGCCTTGGTTTGGACAGCAATTAGCAGGAAAAGTTGTACAAAGCTGGATTAATTGA